A single window of Electrophorus electricus isolate fEleEle1 chromosome 16, fEleEle1.pri, whole genome shotgun sequence DNA harbors:
- the pcnp gene encoding PEST proteolytic signal-containing nuclear protein isoform X2, with product MANVQHREEGLHDGGPEEKGGGVKSNTVSPSAGPGAGPRKRPSSDSHGPEDEPKNQPVRLKIAKPTNSASAQSLKTSAPISIKLGGSKPKEAAPTLPVKKPASVFDDDDSEPEEMPPEAKMRMKNIGRDTPTSAGPNSFNKGKQGFSDHQKLWERKLKAHTDQ from the exons ATGGCGAATGTGCAACATCGCGAAGAAGGGCTTCATGACGGAG GACCAGAGGAGAAGGGGGGCGGTGTGAAAAGTAACACTGTCTCTCCCAGCGCTGGCCCCGGGGCAGGCCCAAGAAAGCGCCCGTCCAGCGACAGCCATGGCCCAGAAGACGAGCCCAAAAACCAGCCTGTACGCCTCAAAATAGCCAAACCAACCAACAGCGCAAGCGCCCAGTCTCTGAAGACGTCTGCCCCCATTTCCATCAAGCTAGGAGGCAGT AAACCTAAGGAAGCTGCGCCCACCTTGCCTGTCAAAAAACCTGCATCGGTTTTTGATGACGATGAT AGTGAACCAGAGGAGATGCCTCCAGAAGCCAAGATGAGGATGAAGAACATTGGAAG GGACACACCAACTTCAGCAGGCCCCAATTCCTtcaacaaaggcaaacagggattCTCCGACCATCAGAAACTCTGGGAGAGGAAACTGAAGGCGCACACAGACCAGTAG
- the pcnp gene encoding PEST proteolytic signal-containing nuclear protein isoform X1, which produces MANVQHREEGLHDGAGPEEKGGGVKSNTVSPSAGPGAGPRKRPSSDSHGPEDEPKNQPVRLKIAKPTNSASAQSLKTSAPISIKLGGSKPKEAAPTLPVKKPASVFDDDDSEPEEMPPEAKMRMKNIGRDTPTSAGPNSFNKGKQGFSDHQKLWERKLKAHTDQ; this is translated from the exons ATGGCGAATGTGCAACATCGCGAAGAAGGGCTTCATGACGGAG CAGGACCAGAGGAGAAGGGGGGCGGTGTGAAAAGTAACACTGTCTCTCCCAGCGCTGGCCCCGGGGCAGGCCCAAGAAAGCGCCCGTCCAGCGACAGCCATGGCCCAGAAGACGAGCCCAAAAACCAGCCTGTACGCCTCAAAATAGCCAAACCAACCAACAGCGCAAGCGCCCAGTCTCTGAAGACGTCTGCCCCCATTTCCATCAAGCTAGGAGGCAGT AAACCTAAGGAAGCTGCGCCCACCTTGCCTGTCAAAAAACCTGCATCGGTTTTTGATGACGATGAT AGTGAACCAGAGGAGATGCCTCCAGAAGCCAAGATGAGGATGAAGAACATTGGAAG GGACACACCAACTTCAGCAGGCCCCAATTCCTtcaacaaaggcaaacagggattCTCCGACCATCAGAAACTCTGGGAGAGGAAACTGAAGGCGCACACAGACCAGTAG
- the mylz3 gene encoding myosin, light polypeptide 3, skeletal muscle — protein sequence MGDFSADQIEDFKEAFGLFDRVGDSKVAYNQIADIMRALGQNPTNKDVKEVLGNPSAEDMANKRIDFDAFLPMLKKMDTIQKGTYDDYVEGLRVFDKEGNGTVMGAELRIVLSTLGERMSEREVDDLMKGQEDENGTINYETFVKNILSV from the exons ATG GGTGATTTCTCTGCTGACCAGATTGAGG ACTTCAAGGAGGCCTTTGGTCTCTTTGACAGAGTCGGTGACAGCAAAGTTGCCTACAATCAGATTGCTGACATCATGCGGGCCCTGGGACAAAACCCCACCAACAAAGATGTAAAGGAAGTCCTGGGCAACCCCTCTGCTGAAG ATATGGCCAACAAGAGGATTGACTTTGACGCCTTCCTGCCCATGCTGAAGAAGATGGACACCATCCAGAAAGGCACCTACGATGACTACGTTGAGGGTCTGCGTGTCTTCGATAAGGAAGGCAATGGCACAGTGATGGGTGCTGAGCTGCGTATTGTGTTGTCCACACTGG GTGAGAGGATGTCTGAGCGTGAGGTTGACGACTTGATGAAAGGTCAAGAGGACGAGAACGGCACCATCAACTATGAAA CCTTTGTCAAGAACATCCTGTCTGTGTAA